A single genomic interval of Zingiber officinale cultivar Zhangliang chromosome 4A, Zo_v1.1, whole genome shotgun sequence harbors:
- the LOC121971376 gene encoding histone H4-like — protein MSGRGKGGKGLGKGGAKRHRKVLRDNIQGITKPAIRRLARRGGVKRISGLIYEETRGVLKIFLENVIRDAVTYTEHARRKTVTAMDVVYSLKRQGRTLYGFGG, from the coding sequence ATGTCCGGCCGCGGCAAGGGAGGCAAGGGGCTCGGCAAGGGCGGTGCGAAGCGTCACCGTAAGGTCCTCCGCGACAACATTCAGGGCATCACCAAGCCGGCGATTCGCCGCCTCGCCCGCCGCGGCGGCGTCAAGCGCATCAGCGGTCTGATCTACGAGGAGACCCGTGGCGTGCTCAAGATCTTCCTCGAGAATGTCATCCGCGATGCCGTGACCTACACTGAGCACGCTCGCCGCAAGACCGTCACCGCCATGGATGTGGTCTACTCCCTCAAGCGCCAGGGGCGGACCCTCTATGGGTTCGGAGGCTAA